A DNA window from Bubalus bubalis isolate 160015118507 breed Murrah chromosome 22, NDDB_SH_1, whole genome shotgun sequence contains the following coding sequences:
- the MBD1 gene encoding methyl-CpG-binding domain protein 1 isoform X14, protein MAEDWLDCPALGPGWKRREVFRKSGATCGRSDTYYQSPTGDRIRSKVELTRYLGPACDLTLFDFKQGVLCYPSPKAHSLAITSRKRKKPSKPAKARKCQVGPQKSEVRKEAPRDDTKADTDTVPASLPAPGCCENCGISFSGDGTRRQRLKTLCKDCRAQRIAFNREQRMFKRVGCGECTACQVKEDCGACSTCLLQLPHDVASGLFCKCERRRCLRIVERSRGCGVCRGCQTREDCGRCRVCLRPPRPGLRRQWKCVQRRCLRHLAHRLRRHHQRCQRRPPLAVAPPAGKHGRRRGGCDSKVVPRRRPPRAQSPPPPPPPQPPESPELHPRALAPSPPAEFIYYCVDEDELQPYTNRRQNRKCGTCAACLRRMDCGHCDFCCDKPKFGGSNQKRQKCRWRQCLQFAMKRLLPSVWAGPEDGASPPPAHPRRKRPGSTRRPHLGQTLKPPLATPAAQPDRAQTPVKEETGSGFVLPPPGTDLVFLREGASSPVQVPGPAPASTETRLQEAQCPGVSWVVALPQVKQEKADAQEDWTPGTAILTSPVLLPGCPSKAVDPGLPAVKQEPPDPEEDKDDSKADSTSDLPPEEEAGGAGTPVITEIFSLGGTRLRDTAVWLPSPARRTTGNQTSASHKLVPPVAAVGEPQRTSPPTRGGSKMYSQRFGIVQREVKGPTPKVVIVRAKPPKGQGAEHHLQRIQHSHQKHHAILASIKSIERDRLKTEWDQHNDRKFVDSLVKARVKDAMQGFIINTEERRNKLRELLASEENEYFTEMQLKEETIEEKKDRMKDKIRLLREKKEKERQDFVAEKLDQQFRERCQELRAELFCIHQKAVCEERKAQIAFNEELKRQKVVEEQMFSKLWEEDRLAKERREAKEERRQKELVENTRLGLNAQVTSIQAQRQAAQRLKEEEALLVENENAQVKLENEQDKLKKQKTKQEIRAALQKALQEKMERMQQEYREEQDLNMKLMQNALQNLQEETDKKKQKKCNGKPKNGKNVLWNRNV, encoded by the exons ATGGCTGAGGACTGGCTGGActgcccagccctgggccctggctGGAAGCGCCGTGAGGTTTTTCGCAAGTCAGGTGCCACCTGTGGACGCTCAGACACCTACTACCAGAG CCCCACAGGAGACAGGATCCGAAGCAAAGTTGAGCTGACCCGATACCTGGGCCCTGCATGTGATCTCACCCTCTTTGACTTCAAACAAGGCGTCCTCTGCTATCCATCCCCCAAG GCCCACTCCTTGGCCATCACCAGCAGGAAGCGGAAGAAGCCTTCGAAGCCAGCCAAGGCTCGGAAGTGTCAGGTTGGACCTCAGAAGAGTGAAGTCAGGAAGGAGGCACCAAGGGATGACACCAAGGCTGACACTGACACAGTCCCAGCTTCACTTCCTGCCCCTGG GTGCTGTGAGAACTGTGGAATCAGCTTTTCAGGAGATGGTACCCGAAGGCAGCGGCTCAAGACTTTGTGCAAGGACTGCCGAG CACAGAGGATCGCTTTCAATCGGGAGCAGAGGATGTTTAAG CGTGTGGGCTGCGGGGAGTGCACGGCCTGCCAGGTAAAGGAAGACTGTGGGGCCTGCTCCACCTGCCTCCTGCAGTTGCCCCATGATGTGGCCTCGGGGCTCTTCTGCAAGTGTGAGCGAAGACGGTGCCTCCGCATTGTGGAAAGG AGCCGAGGGTGTGGAGTGTGCCGGGGCTGTCAGACCCGAGAGGACTGTGGCCGCTGTCGAGTCTGCCTTCGCCCTCCCCGCCCCGGGCTCCGGCGCCAGTGGAAGTGCGTCCAGCGGCGCTGCCTCCGG CACCTTGCTCACCGCCTCCGTCGCCACCATCAACGATGTCAACGACGCCCTCCCCTGGCTGTGGCTCCCCCTGCT GGTAAACACGGCCGCCGCAGGGGAGGCTGCGACTCCAAGGTGGTGCCCCGGCGGCGTCCACCCCGAGCCCAGTCACCGCCTCCACCTCCCCCACCGCAGCCTCCAGAGTCTCCGGAGCTG CACCCCAGAGCCCTGGCCCCCTCGCCACCTGCTGAATTCATCTATTACTGTGTAGACGAGGACGAGCTA CAGCCTTACACAAACCGTCGGCAGAACCGCAAGTGTGGGACCTGTGCAGCTTGCCTGCGGCGAATGGACTGTGGCCACTGCGACTTCTGCTGTGACAAGCCCAAGTTTGGGGGCAGCAACCAGAAGCGCCAGAAGTGTCGCTGGCGCCAGTGCCTGCAGTTTGCTATG AAGCGGTTGCTGCCAAGTGTCTGGGCAGGGCCCGAAGATGGGGCATCGCCGCCCCCAGCTCACCCTCGTCGAAAGAGGCCTGGCTCTACTCGAAGGCCCCATCTGGGTCAGACCCTGAAGCCTCCCTTGGCCACACCCGCAGCTCAACCAGACCGAGCCCAGACTccagtgaaggaggaaacaggcaGTGGCTTTGTGCTGCCCCCACCTGGCACTGACCTTGTGTTCTTACGGGAGGGTGCAAGCAGTCCCGTGCAGGTGCCTGGCCCAGCCCCGGCTTCCACAGAAACTCGGTTGCAG GAGGCCCAGTGCCCTGGCGTGAGTTGGGTTGTGGCCTTACCCCAGGTGAAGCAAGAGAAGGCGGATGCCCAGGAAGACTGGACACCTGGCACAGCCATCCTGACTTCTCCTGTATTGCTGCCTGGCTGCCCCAGCAAG GCAGTAGACCCAGGCCTGCCAGCAGTGAAGCAAGAGCCACCTGACCCTGAGGAGGACAAGGACGACAGCAAGGCTGACTCCACCTCTGACTTGCccccagaggaggaggcaggaggggctggCACGCCCGTG ATCACGGAGATTTTCAGCCTGGGTGGAACCCGCCTCCGGGACACAGCAGTCTGGTTGCCAAG CCCCGCGAGGCGCACCACTGGCAACCAGACCAGTGCATCTCACAAGCTCGTCCCGCCGGTAGCTGCGGTTGGGGAACCGCAGCGGACATCACCCCCAACCCGAGGAGGCTCCAAAATGTACAGCCAGCGGTTTGGCATCGTACAGAGAGAGGTTAAGGGGCCCACTCCCAAAGTGGTGATCGTG agAGCCAAGCCTCCCAAAGGCCAAGGAGCTGAGCATCATCTGCAAAGAATCCAACACAGCCATCAGAAACATCATGCTATTTTGGCTTCCATTAAGTCAATCGAGCGGGATCGCTTGAAAACTGAGTGGGACCAGCACAATGACCGCAAGTTTGTGGACAGTCTTGTGAAAGCAAGAGTTAAGGATGCCATGCAAGGGTTTATCATCAACACTGAAGAAAGACGAAATAA GTTACGTGAACTTTTAGCATCCGAGGAAAATGAGTATTTTACTGAAATGCAATTGAAAGAAGAAACAATTGAGGAGAAAAAAgatagaatgaaagataaaataagattattaagagagaagaaagaaaaagagagacaggatTTTGTGGCTGAAAAGCTAGACCAGCAATTCAG GGAACGCTGCCAGGAGCTCCGCGCTGAGCTGTTTTGTATCCATCAGAAGGCTGTGTGCGAGGAGCGTAAAGCTCAGATAGCGTTTAACGAGGAGCTGAAAAGGCAGAAGGTGGTGGAAGAGCAGATGTTCTCAAAGCTCTGGGAGGAAGACCGCCTGGCCAAAGAGAGGCGAGAGGCTAAGGAGGAGAGGAGGCAGAAGGAGCTCGTGGAGAACACGCGCCTGGGGCTAAATGCCCAGGTCACCAGCATCCAGGCGCAAAGGCAGGCGGCGCAGCGGCTGAAGGAGGAAGAGGCACTACTCGTG gaaaatgaaaatgcacaGGTGAAACTTGAGAATGAACAGGATAagctaaagaaacagaagacaaaacAGGAAATAAGGGCTGCTTTGCAAAAAGCCCTCCAAGAGAAGATGGAGCGTATGCAGCAGGAATACAGAGAAGAGCAGGATTTGAACATGAAGCTCATGCAAAATGCCCTTCAAAATTTACAGGAGGAAActgataaaaagaagcaaaaaaaa
- the MBD1 gene encoding methyl-CpG-binding domain protein 1 isoform X16, which produces MAEDWLDCPALGPGWKRREVFRKSGATCGRSDTYYQSPTGDRIRSKVELTRYLGPACDLTLFDFKQGVLCYPSPKAHSLAITSRKRKKPSKPAKARKCQVGPQKSEVRKEAPRDDTKADTDTVPASLPAPGCCENCGISFSGDGTRRQRLKTLCKDCRAQRIAFNREQRMFKRVGCGECTACQVKEDCGACSTCLLQLPHDVASGLFCKCERRRCLRIVERSRGCGVCRGCQTREDCGRCRVCLRPPRPGLRRQWKCVQRRCLRHLAHRLRRHHQRCQRRPPLAVAPPAGKHGRRRGGCDSKVVPRRRPPRAQSPPPPPPPQPPESPELHPRALAPSPPAEFIYYCVDEDELQPYTNRRQNRKCGTCAACLRRMDCGHCDFCCDKPKFGGSNQKRQKCRWRQCLQFAMKRLLPSVWAGPEDGASPPPAHPRRKRPGSTRRPHLGQTLKPPLATPAAQPDRAQTPVKEETGSGFVLPPPGTDLVFLREGASSPVQVPGPAPASTETRLQEAQCPGVSWVVALPQVKQEKADAQEDWTPGTAILTSPVLLPGCPSKAVDPGLPAVKQEPPDPEEDKDDSKADSTSDLPPEEEAGGAGTPVITEIFSLGGTRLRDTAVWLPSPARRTTGNQTSASHKLVPPVAAVGEPQRTSPPTRGGSKMYSQRFGIVQREVKGPTPKVVIVRAKPPKGQGAEHHLQRIQHSHQKHHAILASIKSIERDRLKTEWDQHNDRKFVDSLVKARVKDAMQGFIINTEERRNKLRELLASEENEYFTEMQLKEETIEEKKDRMKDKIRLLREKKEKERQDFVAEKLDQQFSKKNEVS; this is translated from the exons ATGGCTGAGGACTGGCTGGActgcccagccctgggccctggctGGAAGCGCCGTGAGGTTTTTCGCAAGTCAGGTGCCACCTGTGGACGCTCAGACACCTACTACCAGAG CCCCACAGGAGACAGGATCCGAAGCAAAGTTGAGCTGACCCGATACCTGGGCCCTGCATGTGATCTCACCCTCTTTGACTTCAAACAAGGCGTCCTCTGCTATCCATCCCCCAAG GCCCACTCCTTGGCCATCACCAGCAGGAAGCGGAAGAAGCCTTCGAAGCCAGCCAAGGCTCGGAAGTGTCAGGTTGGACCTCAGAAGAGTGAAGTCAGGAAGGAGGCACCAAGGGATGACACCAAGGCTGACACTGACACAGTCCCAGCTTCACTTCCTGCCCCTGG GTGCTGTGAGAACTGTGGAATCAGCTTTTCAGGAGATGGTACCCGAAGGCAGCGGCTCAAGACTTTGTGCAAGGACTGCCGAG CACAGAGGATCGCTTTCAATCGGGAGCAGAGGATGTTTAAG CGTGTGGGCTGCGGGGAGTGCACGGCCTGCCAGGTAAAGGAAGACTGTGGGGCCTGCTCCACCTGCCTCCTGCAGTTGCCCCATGATGTGGCCTCGGGGCTCTTCTGCAAGTGTGAGCGAAGACGGTGCCTCCGCATTGTGGAAAGG AGCCGAGGGTGTGGAGTGTGCCGGGGCTGTCAGACCCGAGAGGACTGTGGCCGCTGTCGAGTCTGCCTTCGCCCTCCCCGCCCCGGGCTCCGGCGCCAGTGGAAGTGCGTCCAGCGGCGCTGCCTCCGG CACCTTGCTCACCGCCTCCGTCGCCACCATCAACGATGTCAACGACGCCCTCCCCTGGCTGTGGCTCCCCCTGCT GGTAAACACGGCCGCCGCAGGGGAGGCTGCGACTCCAAGGTGGTGCCCCGGCGGCGTCCACCCCGAGCCCAGTCACCGCCTCCACCTCCCCCACCGCAGCCTCCAGAGTCTCCGGAGCTG CACCCCAGAGCCCTGGCCCCCTCGCCACCTGCTGAATTCATCTATTACTGTGTAGACGAGGACGAGCTA CAGCCTTACACAAACCGTCGGCAGAACCGCAAGTGTGGGACCTGTGCAGCTTGCCTGCGGCGAATGGACTGTGGCCACTGCGACTTCTGCTGTGACAAGCCCAAGTTTGGGGGCAGCAACCAGAAGCGCCAGAAGTGTCGCTGGCGCCAGTGCCTGCAGTTTGCTATG AAGCGGTTGCTGCCAAGTGTCTGGGCAGGGCCCGAAGATGGGGCATCGCCGCCCCCAGCTCACCCTCGTCGAAAGAGGCCTGGCTCTACTCGAAGGCCCCATCTGGGTCAGACCCTGAAGCCTCCCTTGGCCACACCCGCAGCTCAACCAGACCGAGCCCAGACTccagtgaaggaggaaacaggcaGTGGCTTTGTGCTGCCCCCACCTGGCACTGACCTTGTGTTCTTACGGGAGGGTGCAAGCAGTCCCGTGCAGGTGCCTGGCCCAGCCCCGGCTTCCACAGAAACTCGGTTGCAG GAGGCCCAGTGCCCTGGCGTGAGTTGGGTTGTGGCCTTACCCCAGGTGAAGCAAGAGAAGGCGGATGCCCAGGAAGACTGGACACCTGGCACAGCCATCCTGACTTCTCCTGTATTGCTGCCTGGCTGCCCCAGCAAG GCAGTAGACCCAGGCCTGCCAGCAGTGAAGCAAGAGCCACCTGACCCTGAGGAGGACAAGGACGACAGCAAGGCTGACTCCACCTCTGACTTGCccccagaggaggaggcaggaggggctggCACGCCCGTG ATCACGGAGATTTTCAGCCTGGGTGGAACCCGCCTCCGGGACACAGCAGTCTGGTTGCCAAG CCCCGCGAGGCGCACCACTGGCAACCAGACCAGTGCATCTCACAAGCTCGTCCCGCCGGTAGCTGCGGTTGGGGAACCGCAGCGGACATCACCCCCAACCCGAGGAGGCTCCAAAATGTACAGCCAGCGGTTTGGCATCGTACAGAGAGAGGTTAAGGGGCCCACTCCCAAAGTGGTGATCGTG agAGCCAAGCCTCCCAAAGGCCAAGGAGCTGAGCATCATCTGCAAAGAATCCAACACAGCCATCAGAAACATCATGCTATTTTGGCTTCCATTAAGTCAATCGAGCGGGATCGCTTGAAAACTGAGTGGGACCAGCACAATGACCGCAAGTTTGTGGACAGTCTTGTGAAAGCAAGAGTTAAGGATGCCATGCAAGGGTTTATCATCAACACTGAAGAAAGACGAAATAA GTTACGTGAACTTTTAGCATCCGAGGAAAATGAGTATTTTACTGAAATGCAATTGAAAGAAGAAACAATTGAGGAGAAAAAAgatagaatgaaagataaaataagattattaagagagaagaaagaaaaagagagacaggatTTTGTGGCTGAAAAGCTAGACCAGCAATTCAG taagaaaaatgaagtttCCTAA
- the MBD1 gene encoding methyl-CpG-binding domain protein 1 isoform X15, which yields MAEDWLDCPALGPGWKRREVFRKSGATCGRSDTYYQSPTGDRIRSKVELTRYLGPACDLTLFDFKQGVLCYPSPKAHSLAITSRKRKKPSKPAKARKCQVGPQKSEVRKEAPRDDTKADTDTVPASLPAPGCCENCGISFSGDGTRRQRLKTLCKDCRAQRIAFNREQRMFKRVGCGECTACQVKEDCGACSTCLLQLPHDVASGLFCKCERRRCLRIVERSRGCGVCRGCQTREDCGRCRVCLRPPRPGLRRQWKCVQRRCLRHLAHRLRRHHQRCQRRPPLAVAPPAGKHGRRRGGCDSKVVPRRRPPRAQSPPPPPPPQPPESPELHPRALAPSPPAEFIYYCVDEDELQPYTNRRQNRKCGTCAACLRRMDCGHCDFCCDKPKFGGSNQKRQKCRWRQCLQFAMKRLLPSVWAGPEDGASPPPAHPRRKRPGSTRRPHLGQTLKPPLATPAAQPDRAQTPVKEETGSGFVLPPPGTDLVFLREGASSPVQVPGPAPASTETRLQEAQCPGVSWVVALPQVKQEKADAQEDWTPGTAILTSPVLLPGCPSKAVDPGLPAVKQEPPDPEEDKDDSKADSTSDLPPEEEAGGAGTPVITEIFSLGGTRLRDTAVWLPSPARRTTGNQTSASHKLVPPVAAVGEPQRTSPPTRGGSKMYSQRFGIVQREVKGPTPKVVIVRAKPPKGQGAEHHLQRIQHSHQKHHAILASIKSIERDRLKTEWDQHNDRKFVDSLVKARVKDAMQGFIINTEERRNKLRELLASEENEYFTEMQLKEETIEEKKDRMKDKIRLLREKKEKERQDFVAEKLDQQFRERCQELRAELFCIHQKAVCEERKAQIAFNEELKRQKVVEEQMFSKLWEEDRLAKERREAKEERRQKELVENTRLGLNAQVTSIQAQRQAAQRLKEEEALLVVGFFRRLWWNGELGK from the exons ATGGCTGAGGACTGGCTGGActgcccagccctgggccctggctGGAAGCGCCGTGAGGTTTTTCGCAAGTCAGGTGCCACCTGTGGACGCTCAGACACCTACTACCAGAG CCCCACAGGAGACAGGATCCGAAGCAAAGTTGAGCTGACCCGATACCTGGGCCCTGCATGTGATCTCACCCTCTTTGACTTCAAACAAGGCGTCCTCTGCTATCCATCCCCCAAG GCCCACTCCTTGGCCATCACCAGCAGGAAGCGGAAGAAGCCTTCGAAGCCAGCCAAGGCTCGGAAGTGTCAGGTTGGACCTCAGAAGAGTGAAGTCAGGAAGGAGGCACCAAGGGATGACACCAAGGCTGACACTGACACAGTCCCAGCTTCACTTCCTGCCCCTGG GTGCTGTGAGAACTGTGGAATCAGCTTTTCAGGAGATGGTACCCGAAGGCAGCGGCTCAAGACTTTGTGCAAGGACTGCCGAG CACAGAGGATCGCTTTCAATCGGGAGCAGAGGATGTTTAAG CGTGTGGGCTGCGGGGAGTGCACGGCCTGCCAGGTAAAGGAAGACTGTGGGGCCTGCTCCACCTGCCTCCTGCAGTTGCCCCATGATGTGGCCTCGGGGCTCTTCTGCAAGTGTGAGCGAAGACGGTGCCTCCGCATTGTGGAAAGG AGCCGAGGGTGTGGAGTGTGCCGGGGCTGTCAGACCCGAGAGGACTGTGGCCGCTGTCGAGTCTGCCTTCGCCCTCCCCGCCCCGGGCTCCGGCGCCAGTGGAAGTGCGTCCAGCGGCGCTGCCTCCGG CACCTTGCTCACCGCCTCCGTCGCCACCATCAACGATGTCAACGACGCCCTCCCCTGGCTGTGGCTCCCCCTGCT GGTAAACACGGCCGCCGCAGGGGAGGCTGCGACTCCAAGGTGGTGCCCCGGCGGCGTCCACCCCGAGCCCAGTCACCGCCTCCACCTCCCCCACCGCAGCCTCCAGAGTCTCCGGAGCTG CACCCCAGAGCCCTGGCCCCCTCGCCACCTGCTGAATTCATCTATTACTGTGTAGACGAGGACGAGCTA CAGCCTTACACAAACCGTCGGCAGAACCGCAAGTGTGGGACCTGTGCAGCTTGCCTGCGGCGAATGGACTGTGGCCACTGCGACTTCTGCTGTGACAAGCCCAAGTTTGGGGGCAGCAACCAGAAGCGCCAGAAGTGTCGCTGGCGCCAGTGCCTGCAGTTTGCTATG AAGCGGTTGCTGCCAAGTGTCTGGGCAGGGCCCGAAGATGGGGCATCGCCGCCCCCAGCTCACCCTCGTCGAAAGAGGCCTGGCTCTACTCGAAGGCCCCATCTGGGTCAGACCCTGAAGCCTCCCTTGGCCACACCCGCAGCTCAACCAGACCGAGCCCAGACTccagtgaaggaggaaacaggcaGTGGCTTTGTGCTGCCCCCACCTGGCACTGACCTTGTGTTCTTACGGGAGGGTGCAAGCAGTCCCGTGCAGGTGCCTGGCCCAGCCCCGGCTTCCACAGAAACTCGGTTGCAG GAGGCCCAGTGCCCTGGCGTGAGTTGGGTTGTGGCCTTACCCCAGGTGAAGCAAGAGAAGGCGGATGCCCAGGAAGACTGGACACCTGGCACAGCCATCCTGACTTCTCCTGTATTGCTGCCTGGCTGCCCCAGCAAG GCAGTAGACCCAGGCCTGCCAGCAGTGAAGCAAGAGCCACCTGACCCTGAGGAGGACAAGGACGACAGCAAGGCTGACTCCACCTCTGACTTGCccccagaggaggaggcaggaggggctggCACGCCCGTG ATCACGGAGATTTTCAGCCTGGGTGGAACCCGCCTCCGGGACACAGCAGTCTGGTTGCCAAG CCCCGCGAGGCGCACCACTGGCAACCAGACCAGTGCATCTCACAAGCTCGTCCCGCCGGTAGCTGCGGTTGGGGAACCGCAGCGGACATCACCCCCAACCCGAGGAGGCTCCAAAATGTACAGCCAGCGGTTTGGCATCGTACAGAGAGAGGTTAAGGGGCCCACTCCCAAAGTGGTGATCGTG agAGCCAAGCCTCCCAAAGGCCAAGGAGCTGAGCATCATCTGCAAAGAATCCAACACAGCCATCAGAAACATCATGCTATTTTGGCTTCCATTAAGTCAATCGAGCGGGATCGCTTGAAAACTGAGTGGGACCAGCACAATGACCGCAAGTTTGTGGACAGTCTTGTGAAAGCAAGAGTTAAGGATGCCATGCAAGGGTTTATCATCAACACTGAAGAAAGACGAAATAA GTTACGTGAACTTTTAGCATCCGAGGAAAATGAGTATTTTACTGAAATGCAATTGAAAGAAGAAACAATTGAGGAGAAAAAAgatagaatgaaagataaaataagattattaagagagaagaaagaaaaagagagacaggatTTTGTGGCTGAAAAGCTAGACCAGCAATTCAG GGAACGCTGCCAGGAGCTCCGCGCTGAGCTGTTTTGTATCCATCAGAAGGCTGTGTGCGAGGAGCGTAAAGCTCAGATAGCGTTTAACGAGGAGCTGAAAAGGCAGAAGGTGGTGGAAGAGCAGATGTTCTCAAAGCTCTGGGAGGAAGACCGCCTGGCCAAAGAGAGGCGAGAGGCTAAGGAGGAGAGGAGGCAGAAGGAGCTCGTGGAGAACACGCGCCTGGGGCTAAATGCCCAGGTCACCAGCATCCAGGCGCAAAGGCAGGCGGCGCAGCGGCTGAAGGAGGAAGAGGCACTACTCGTGGTGGGTTTTTTCAGACGCCTGTGGTGGAATGGTGAACTCG gaaaatga
- the MBD1 gene encoding methyl-CpG-binding domain protein 1 isoform X26, whose product MAEDWLDCPALGPGWKRREVFRKSGATCGRSDTYYQSPTGDRIRSKVELTRYLGPACDLTLFDFKQGVLCYPSPKAHSLAITSRKRKKPSKPAKARKCQVGPQKSEVRKEAPRDDTKADTDTVPASLPAPGCCENCGISFSGDGTRRQRLKTLCKDCRAQRIAFNREQRMFKRVGCGECTACQVKEDCGACSTCLLQLPHDVASGLFCKCERRRCLRIVERSRGCGVCRGCQTREDCGRCRVCLRPPRPGLRRQWKCVQRRCLRHLAHRLRRHHQRCQRRPPLAVAPPAGKHGRRRGGCDSKVVPRRRPPRAQSPPPPPPPQPPESPELHPRALAPSPPAEFIYYCVDEDELQPYTNRRQNRKCGTCAACLRRMDCGHCDFCCDKPKFGGSNQKRQKCRWRQCLQFAMKRLLPSVWAGPEDGASPPPAHPRRKRPGSTRRPHLGQTLKPPLATPAAQPDRAQTPVKEETGSGFVLPPPGTDLVFLREGASSPVQVPGPAPASTETRLQEAQCPGVSWVVALPQVKQEKADAQEDWTPGTAILTSPVLLPGCPSKAVDPGLPAVKQEPPDPEEDKDDSKADSTSDLPPEEEAGGAGTPVITEIFSLGGTRLRDTAVWLPRSKDLKKPGGRKQ is encoded by the exons ATGGCTGAGGACTGGCTGGActgcccagccctgggccctggctGGAAGCGCCGTGAGGTTTTTCGCAAGTCAGGTGCCACCTGTGGACGCTCAGACACCTACTACCAGAG CCCCACAGGAGACAGGATCCGAAGCAAAGTTGAGCTGACCCGATACCTGGGCCCTGCATGTGATCTCACCCTCTTTGACTTCAAACAAGGCGTCCTCTGCTATCCATCCCCCAAG GCCCACTCCTTGGCCATCACCAGCAGGAAGCGGAAGAAGCCTTCGAAGCCAGCCAAGGCTCGGAAGTGTCAGGTTGGACCTCAGAAGAGTGAAGTCAGGAAGGAGGCACCAAGGGATGACACCAAGGCTGACACTGACACAGTCCCAGCTTCACTTCCTGCCCCTGG GTGCTGTGAGAACTGTGGAATCAGCTTTTCAGGAGATGGTACCCGAAGGCAGCGGCTCAAGACTTTGTGCAAGGACTGCCGAG CACAGAGGATCGCTTTCAATCGGGAGCAGAGGATGTTTAAG CGTGTGGGCTGCGGGGAGTGCACGGCCTGCCAGGTAAAGGAAGACTGTGGGGCCTGCTCCACCTGCCTCCTGCAGTTGCCCCATGATGTGGCCTCGGGGCTCTTCTGCAAGTGTGAGCGAAGACGGTGCCTCCGCATTGTGGAAAGG AGCCGAGGGTGTGGAGTGTGCCGGGGCTGTCAGACCCGAGAGGACTGTGGCCGCTGTCGAGTCTGCCTTCGCCCTCCCCGCCCCGGGCTCCGGCGCCAGTGGAAGTGCGTCCAGCGGCGCTGCCTCCGG CACCTTGCTCACCGCCTCCGTCGCCACCATCAACGATGTCAACGACGCCCTCCCCTGGCTGTGGCTCCCCCTGCT GGTAAACACGGCCGCCGCAGGGGAGGCTGCGACTCCAAGGTGGTGCCCCGGCGGCGTCCACCCCGAGCCCAGTCACCGCCTCCACCTCCCCCACCGCAGCCTCCAGAGTCTCCGGAGCTG CACCCCAGAGCCCTGGCCCCCTCGCCACCTGCTGAATTCATCTATTACTGTGTAGACGAGGACGAGCTA CAGCCTTACACAAACCGTCGGCAGAACCGCAAGTGTGGGACCTGTGCAGCTTGCCTGCGGCGAATGGACTGTGGCCACTGCGACTTCTGCTGTGACAAGCCCAAGTTTGGGGGCAGCAACCAGAAGCGCCAGAAGTGTCGCTGGCGCCAGTGCCTGCAGTTTGCTATG AAGCGGTTGCTGCCAAGTGTCTGGGCAGGGCCCGAAGATGGGGCATCGCCGCCCCCAGCTCACCCTCGTCGAAAGAGGCCTGGCTCTACTCGAAGGCCCCATCTGGGTCAGACCCTGAAGCCTCCCTTGGCCACACCCGCAGCTCAACCAGACCGAGCCCAGACTccagtgaaggaggaaacaggcaGTGGCTTTGTGCTGCCCCCACCTGGCACTGACCTTGTGTTCTTACGGGAGGGTGCAAGCAGTCCCGTGCAGGTGCCTGGCCCAGCCCCGGCTTCCACAGAAACTCGGTTGCAG GAGGCCCAGTGCCCTGGCGTGAGTTGGGTTGTGGCCTTACCCCAGGTGAAGCAAGAGAAGGCGGATGCCCAGGAAGACTGGACACCTGGCACAGCCATCCTGACTTCTCCTGTATTGCTGCCTGGCTGCCCCAGCAAG GCAGTAGACCCAGGCCTGCCAGCAGTGAAGCAAGAGCCACCTGACCCTGAGGAGGACAAGGACGACAGCAAGGCTGACTCCACCTCTGACTTGCccccagaggaggaggcaggaggggctggCACGCCCGTG ATCACGGAGATTTTCAGCCTGGGTGGAACCCGCCTCCGGGACACAGCAGTCTGGTTGCCAAG GTCCAAGGACCTTAAAAAACCTGGAGGTAGAAAGCAGTAG